Part of the Sphingobacterium sp. LZ7M1 genome, TATCAACCTAGCCACTTCTTTGGGATCGTCCCTAGTGGGGTCCATTTATGTATTGGATGAGCCTAGTATAGGTTTGCACCCTCGGGATACCCAAAAATTAATCGGGGTGCTGAAGTCCCTTCGCGATGCCGGCAATACCGTAATTGTGGTGGAGCATGAGCAAGAAATGATGGAAGCAGCAGATTACCTGATCGATATTGGTCCTGAAGCAGGGATCAATGGCGGCGAACTGGTATTTGCAGGAACCTATCAAGAAATCTTGAAGGATAAAAAAAGCTTGACTGGTGAATATCTTCATGGAGATCTTTCTATTGTCGTTCCTGAAAAAAGGAAGAAATGGAATGAAGCCATCCGTGTGAATGGTGCCCGAGAAAATAACCTGAAAGGGATAACCGTAGATTTTCCATTGAATGTGTTTACCGTTGTTTCTGGTGTTTCAGGCTCCGGTAAGACTTCCTTGGTCAAAAGGATCCTTTATCCAGCCCTACAGAAAGCCATAGGCTCCTATTCAGGCGAACAAACAGGTCTATATGATGGAATCGAAGGCGCAATAGATCAGATCGAACAGGTAGAAATGGTCGATCAAAATCCGATCGGAAGGTCCACACGTTCAAATCCGGTTACTTATGTCAAAGCTTGGGATGAAATCAGGGCCTTGTATTCCTCATTGCCAGCAGCCAAAGCTAATGGCTTGAAACCATCTGCCTTTTCTTTCAATGTGGAGGGCGGTAGATGTGAGGTCTGTCAGGGAGAGGGTGTAGTAAAGATCGAGATGCAATTTATGGCGGATATCATCCTACCATGTGAGGCCTGTGATGGTAAGCGCTTTAAACAACATGTTTTGGATGTTCAGTATAAAGAGAAATCGGTATCTGATATCTTAGATTTAAGTGTGGATGAAGCTATTGAATTCTTTGCAGATCAACCTAAGATATTGAACAAGCTGGGACCTTTACAAGAGGTAGGATTGGGCTATGTGAAATTGGGACAGTCTTCAAGTACGCTTTCAGGTGGTGAGGCCCAAAGGATCAAACTTGCCTCCTTCCTGATCAAAGGAAATAACCAAAAGAAAACCATGTTTATTTTCGATGAACCGACAACCGGACTGCATTTCCATGATATCAGCAAGCTGTTAAAAGCTTTCAATGCGCTGATTGCACAAGGAAATACCGTATTGGTCATCGAACATAACTTAGATATGATCAAATCTGCCGATTGGGTAATCGATATCGGTCCGGAAGGTGGAGACAAGGGCGGAAACATTGTCTTTGCCGGAACGCCGGAAGATTTGGTCAAAGAGAAAGACTCTTATACGGGTGATTTTTTAAAACGTCACCTAAATTTTAAACCCTAAAATTTAATAATAATGTATAGAAAGTTAAGTATTTCTATGTTGTTCTTATGCTTCTGCACCCTGCTTTCGGCACAGGTGGAGCGGCCGAAGTTAGTGGTAGGCCTGATGGTGGACCAAATGCGTTGGGATTATCTGTACCGTTTTGCGGATCGATACGGGAATGATGGTTTCAAGCGCTTGCTACGTTATGGTTTTTCATGTGAAAATGCCATGATCAACTATGTCCCGACCTTCACGGCTATCGGTCATAGTTCGGTTTATACTGGAAGTGTGCCTTCCATTCACGGCATTGCAGGAAATGACTGGATAGAACAACAAACAGGTACTTCCATGTATTGTACCCAAGATGATGCGGTAGAAGGTGTGGGAACAGCGGAAAAAGAAGGTAAACAGTCTCCTAGAAACTTGTTGGCTTCTACAGTTACGGATCAATTGAAATTAGCGACCAATTTTCATTCTAAGGTAATCGGTATTGCGATCAAGGATAGGGGCGGAATCCTACCTGCTGGTCACTTTGCCGATGCTGCTTATTGGTTTGAAGCTAAGTCCGGAGATTGGATCAGCTCAACCTATTACATGGAAAAACTTCCTCAGTGGGTAGACGGCTTTAATAAACAAAAGCTTGCTGATAAATACCTGAAACAAGATTGGAACACTTTATATCCTATCGATACTTACAAAACCAATAGCATCGATGATGATAATGTATATGAAGGGAAGTGGGCTGGCGAAGAAACGGCAGCTTTCCCAAGAAAGACTTCTTTGTTGATGAAGGATGCCGGTTATGAATTGATCAAATCTACCCCATACGGAAATACCCTTACCCTAGATTTTGCGAAGGAAGCCATCAAAAATGAGAAGCTTGGTAAAAACCCTCAGAATGCTACAGATTTTCTTGCAGTAAGTCTATCTGCTACGGATTATGTCGGTCACCGTTATTCGCTATCTTCTGTGGAAATCGAAGATATTTACCTTCGTCTAGATCAAGAATTGGCAAAATTCTTTAAATACCTGGATGAAACCGTAGGTAAAGGTAATTATACATTTTTCTTGACAGCAGACCATGCTGCTTCCTATAACTCTCGTTATTTCATGGATATGCGCGGTAATGGTGGTTATTTCTTTTCGAGACAATTGCAAAGAAATATGAACGATGAGCTGAAAGAGGAATTTGGAAAGGACAATTTGATCATCAGTTTAATGAACTACCAAGTTCACTTGAACTATGCTGAAATCGAAAACTCAAAGTTGGATGAGGAGAAAATCAAGAAATCCATCATCAAGATGCTGAGACATGAAGACGGTGTGGCATATGTCGTGGACATGGAAGGCGGAGAAAACATGATGGTACCTACCGAAATCCGCGAAAAAATCATCAATGGATATAACCGCAAACGTAGTGGTGCCATTCAGATCATCACCGAACCGCAATGGTATGACGGTACGCCTCGCTCTACGGGAACTACCCATGGTACATGGACCCCTTACGACTCGCATATACCATTGGTGTTTATGGGCTGGGGTATCACACCAGGCAAGACCAATAAAGTCGTTCACATTACGGATATTGCGCCTACACTGTCCTCTTTGCTTCATGTTATGGAGCCCAATGGGTCTATCGGCCAGCCGATTGTAGACGTATTGCAGAAATAGCTTTATTTTTTATACTTTTGAAAGGTAAGACCAGATCGGTTTGATATGCTATCGAAGAAAACGAAATACGCGATAAAAGCCCTAATGGTATTAGGCAGAAACTATGGGAAAGAACCCATGCAGATCGGCAAGATTGCTGAAGAAGAATGTATCCCCAAAAAGTTCCTAGAACAGATCTTGTTGGAAATGCGTAACGCAGGTATTCTTTATTCCAAAAAAGGTGCAGGTGGTGGCTACAGCTTGAACAAAGCTCCTGAAGACATCTACCTATCGCAGGTCATGCGCCTTATCGATGGTCCCATTGCCCTATTGCCATGTGTCAGCTTGAATTTCTATCGTTCTTGTGAAGAATGTGTGGAAGAACATGCCTGCGGCATCAGAGATACCTTTATCGAAGTGAGAAATGCCATGCTGCAGATCTTAAATGATACCAGTATCTCGAATTTAATCAATAAAGAAAAGGAACTGAACCTAGAAGTAGGTAAGGATTAAATTTCATAAAGCTCCAAAGGAAGCCCATCTGGATCGGTGAAAAAAGTAAATTTCTTATTGCTTGTTTCATCAATACGGATGGGCTCTGTTTTTATCCCCTCCTTATTCAATTCTTCCACCTGTTTTTCTATATCCTCCACCTTGAAAGCGAGATGTCTCAGTCCTCGTGCCTCTGGATAACTTGGCCTATCCGCAGGATTGGGAAATGAGAACAATTCAATGATATATTCGCCCTGAAGGGCTAGATCCAATTTATAGGAATCTCGCGCCTCTCTATAGGTTTCCTGTAAAATGGTCAAACCTAACACTTCTGTGTAAAATGCCTTGGAAACAGCATAGTCCCTACAGATAATGGCTATATGGTGAACGCCCTTAAGCTCTAGCATTAGAGTACCTCCATTAATTTTTCAAAGGCCATACCTCTTGATGCCTTCAACAGGATCATAAAGTCTTCCAAAGGATGTTCCTGAAGATCTTTTTTCAGCTCATCTGTGCTAGCAAAGTAACTCGCTTCGTCATCCTTCAAAGCATAAAAGGCCTTGCCGACAAAGATCAAACGATCTAATTTCAGACTCTTTGCCTTTTCGATTACCTTTCGGTGTTCGATTTCACTCTGATCTCCCATTTCAAACATGTCACCTAAGATTGCAACTTTACGGTCAGCCTGGATAACATCCAGATTGCCCAATGCTGCAGCCATGCTGCTGGCATTTGCATTGTAATAATCTGCAATGATGGTATTCTTGTCTGTTTTGGTAATTTGCGAACGGTTGTTCTGTGGAACGTAGTTTGCCAAGCCATCATTGATCTGTTCGGTACTCAACCCAAAGGTTTTTCCAAGTGCCACAGCGGCCAGCATGTTCTCTATATTGTAGGCTCCGGTCAGATGTGTCTTTACTTCCTGTCTATCCTCTTCCCCATTCGTGTTCCAAAATATGGTCAGGTAAGGGTCGGCAACGACCAAACCACCCTGAACATCATTCCCTTCGGAAAAACCATAGTGGATGACGTTCTGAAGGCCTCTGTCTGCGGCCATCTGCATCAGGTATTCATTATCGCCCTGAACGTAGATCTGGCCCTGATGGTCGCGAAGAAAATCATAGAGTTCACCTTTGGCTTTCATGACTCCTTCGAATGAGCCGAATCCTTCCAGGTGCGCTTTGCCGACATTGGTAATGAAACCATGGGTAGGTTGGGAAATCCCACATAAAAAGGCGATTTCACCCACATGGTTTGCTCCCATCTCCACGATGGCGATTTCAATATCTTCAGTAAGCGAAAGGATGGTCAAAGGCACACCGATATGGTTGTTCAGGTTGCCCTTTGTGGCATAGCTGTTGAATTTCTGCGAAAGGACACTGTTCAACAGTTCCTTGCTCGTTGTCTTGCCGTTGGTACCTGTGATGCCGATGAATGGCATTTTTAAATGTTTCCTGTGGAACCTCGCTAAATCCTGCAAGGTGCTCAATACATCATCTACCAAGATATAGGCCGGATCTTCCTTGTAAAAATTGCTGTCATCAATGATCACGTATTTTGCGCCAGCAGCCAAGGCTTGGTCCGCAAAACTATTGCCATTGAAGTTGTCGCCCTTCAGCGCAAAAAACAGACAGTCCTTGCTGATAAGACGGGTGTCTGTACAAACTTTTGGGAATTCTTTATAAATCTGGTAGAGTTGAGCTATTTGCATCACATTTAAATTTAAACAAAGGTAAGCATGCAGTTTTAAAATAAAATAAGGAATTAAAAATGAATATTGGGCTTCGGATTTTACTTTGGTCTTATTCGAGACACATTCGGAAAATTCGGAATGTGTCTCGAATAAGACCAAAAGAATAGTAAATAAATATTGCAGGTTTGTGCAAAAAGAAAGGGCAGCTGTTCAAGCTACCCCTCTATTTTTTTAGAACCATATCTTATAGAGATAGGATCTCTACGATACGAGTAAGATTCTCGTTTACTTTATCGATATGCTTGATGGCCTTGTTGAACGGGGTAAATTGGACGTTTCCGCAGATTAAGCCTGCCATTTCAGCCTTACGGCCTTCAATAAGCCCCTCTACGGCAGCAACTCCTAAGCGGCTTGCCAATACACGGTCCATACAGGTTGGTGAACCACCACGCTGGATGTGGCCTAAGATCGAAAGACGTACATCGTAGGCAGGAAAGTTCGCTTGGATCTTTTCTGCTACGACCATTCCACCCTCTTTATCCCCTTCAGCAACAATGATAATTCGGGAAGATTTGTTTTTTCTGGTTTTGTCAAGGCGCTTCATGATCGCATCATAATCTACCTCCAACTCAGGGATTAGAACCGCTTCGGCACCTGTACTGATACCTGAACGCAAAGCGATCAGTCCAGAGTCCCTACCCATTACTTCTACGACAAATAGACGGTCATGGGATTCTGCTGTATCTCTGATTTTATCGACAGCCTCTACCACCGTATTGATCGCTGTGTCATATCCGATGGTAAAATCTGTACCATTTAGGTCATTGTCGATCGTGCCGGGCATTCCGATGATCGGAATGTCAAACTCTTCGATAAATTTGGAAGCTCCGGTAAACGTACCGTCACCACCAATTACGACCAAAGCGTCGATATTATGTTTCTTAAGGTTTTCATAAGCTTGCTTCCTACCCTCTACGGTACGGAATTCATCGCTTCTTGCAGTTTTAAGGATGGTGCCACCACGTTGGATAATGTTGGCAACGGATTTAGCGTCCATTGGAGTAATATCTCCTTGTACCATTCCGTCATATCCTCTACGGATACCAAACATATTTTTACCGTGATAGATTCCTGTTCTGATAACTGCACGAATTCCTGCATTCATGCCGGGGGAGTCTCCTCCGGACGTCAATACTGCGATGTTGTTAATGTTGCTCATAGTTCAAATATACCGAAATACTTATTTTTTGTGTATTAAATTGTTAGAAAGCCTATTTCTTTGCCTTATAAGCATCAATTGCCGATTGCAGATATGCTCTGTAGCTTTCGATGTTATAGTTGGCACCACTGGTAGGAACCAATAGTTCTTCATTGTTATCTAACATTGCGTATAACGGTTGTGAGTT contains:
- the murF gene encoding UDP-N-acetylmuramoyl-tripeptide--D-alanyl-D-alanine ligase — translated: MQIAQLYQIYKEFPKVCTDTRLISKDCLFFALKGDNFNGNSFADQALAAGAKYVIIDDSNFYKEDPAYILVDDVLSTLQDLARFHRKHLKMPFIGITGTNGKTTSKELLNSVLSQKFNSYATKGNLNNHIGVPLTILSLTEDIEIAIVEMGANHVGEIAFLCGISQPTHGFITNVGKAHLEGFGSFEGVMKAKGELYDFLRDHQGQIYVQGDNEYLMQMAADRGLQNVIHYGFSEGNDVQGGLVVADPYLTIFWNTNGEEDRQEVKTHLTGAYNIENMLAAVALGKTFGLSTEQINDGLANYVPQNNRSQITKTDKNTIIADYYNANASSMAAALGNLDVIQADRKVAILGDMFEMGDQSEIEHRKVIEKAKSLKLDRLIFVGKAFYALKDDEASYFASTDELKKDLQEHPLEDFMILLKASRGMAFEKLMEVL
- a CDS encoding Rrf2 family transcriptional regulator, which encodes MLSKKTKYAIKALMVLGRNYGKEPMQIGKIAEEECIPKKFLEQILLEMRNAGILYSKKGAGGGYSLNKAPEDIYLSQVMRLIDGPIALLPCVSLNFYRSCEECVEEHACGIRDTFIEVRNAMLQILNDTSISNLINKEKELNLEVGKD
- the pafA gene encoding alkaline phosphatase PafA, encoding MYRKLSISMLFLCFCTLLSAQVERPKLVVGLMVDQMRWDYLYRFADRYGNDGFKRLLRYGFSCENAMINYVPTFTAIGHSSVYTGSVPSIHGIAGNDWIEQQTGTSMYCTQDDAVEGVGTAEKEGKQSPRNLLASTVTDQLKLATNFHSKVIGIAIKDRGGILPAGHFADAAYWFEAKSGDWISSTYYMEKLPQWVDGFNKQKLADKYLKQDWNTLYPIDTYKTNSIDDDNVYEGKWAGEETAAFPRKTSLLMKDAGYELIKSTPYGNTLTLDFAKEAIKNEKLGKNPQNATDFLAVSLSATDYVGHRYSLSSVEIEDIYLRLDQELAKFFKYLDETVGKGNYTFFLTADHAASYNSRYFMDMRGNGGYFFSRQLQRNMNDELKEEFGKDNLIISLMNYQVHLNYAEIENSKLDEEKIKKSIIKMLRHEDGVAYVVDMEGGENMMVPTEIREKIINGYNRKRSGAIQIITEPQWYDGTPRSTGTTHGTWTPYDSHIPLVFMGWGITPGKTNKVVHITDIAPTLSSLLHVMEPNGSIGQPIVDVLQK
- a CDS encoding VOC family protein: MLELKGVHHIAIICRDYAVSKAFYTEVLGLTILQETYREARDSYKLDLALQGEYIIELFSFPNPADRPSYPEARGLRHLAFKVEDIEKQVEELNKEGIKTEPIRIDETSNKKFTFFTDPDGLPLELYEI
- the pfkA gene encoding 6-phosphofructokinase; translation: MSNINNIAVLTSGGDSPGMNAGIRAVIRTGIYHGKNMFGIRRGYDGMVQGDITPMDAKSVANIIQRGGTILKTARSDEFRTVEGRKQAYENLKKHNIDALVVIGGDGTFTGASKFIEEFDIPIIGMPGTIDNDLNGTDFTIGYDTAINTVVEAVDKIRDTAESHDRLFVVEVMGRDSGLIALRSGISTGAEAVLIPELEVDYDAIMKRLDKTRKNKSSRIIIVAEGDKEGGMVVAEKIQANFPAYDVRLSILGHIQRGGSPTCMDRVLASRLGVAAVEGLIEGRKAEMAGLICGNVQFTPFNKAIKHIDKVNENLTRIVEILSL